The Myxococcota bacterium genome has a segment encoding these proteins:
- the gap gene encoding type I glyceraldehyde-3-phosphate dehydrogenase, with protein MAVPIGINGFGRIGRIVFRATLGKGVDVVGINDLTDAKTLAHLLKYDSVHGHFPGTVEAEKDALIVNGKRIPVLSERDPAALPWGKLGAKIVVESTGIFTARDKAAKHLEGGAERVIISAPATEPDATFVMGVNSDQYDPTKHFVVSNASCTTNCLAPIAKVLNDSFGLESGWMTTIHAYTSDQLIQDGPHKDLRRARAAAASMIPTSTGAAKAIGLVLPALKGKLDGYAMRVPTTDVSIVDLSAKLKKKTSAEEINAAMKAAANGPLKGILQYCEEELVSIDFVGNAHSSILDAPSTKVMDGDFAKVLSWYDNEAGYSNRVVDLALHMGNA; from the coding sequence ATGGCGGTTCCGATCGGGATCAACGGGTTCGGGCGCATCGGGCGCATCGTCTTCCGCGCGACGCTCGGCAAGGGCGTCGACGTCGTCGGCATCAACGACCTGACCGATGCGAAGACGCTCGCGCACCTGCTCAAGTACGACTCCGTGCACGGCCATTTCCCGGGGACCGTCGAGGCGGAGAAGGACGCGCTCATCGTGAACGGCAAGCGCATCCCGGTGCTGTCGGAGCGCGACCCGGCCGCGCTTCCGTGGGGCAAGCTCGGTGCGAAGATCGTCGTCGAGTCGACCGGCATCTTCACGGCGCGCGACAAGGCGGCCAAGCACCTCGAGGGCGGCGCCGAGCGCGTGATCATCTCCGCGCCCGCGACGGAGCCCGACGCGACGTTCGTGATGGGCGTGAACAGCGACCAGTACGACCCGACGAAGCACTTCGTCGTCAGCAACGCCTCGTGCACGACCAACTGCCTCGCGCCGATCGCCAAGGTGCTGAACGACTCGTTCGGCCTCGAGTCCGGCTGGATGACGACGATCCACGCCTACACGAGCGACCAGCTGATCCAGGACGGCCCGCACAAGGACCTCCGCCGCGCGCGCGCGGCCGCCGCGTCGATGATCCCGACGAGCACCGGCGCCGCGAAGGCGATCGGCCTCGTGCTGCCCGCGCTCAAGGGCAAGCTCGACGGCTACGCGATGCGGGTGCCGACGACGGACGTCTCGATCGTCGACCTCTCGGCGAAGCTGAAGAAGAAGACCAGCGCCGAGGAGATCAACGCCGCAATGAAGGCGGCCGCGAACGGGCCGCTGAAGGGCATCCTGCAGTACTGCGAGGAGGAGCTCGTCTCGATCGACTTCGTCGGCAACGCGCACTCGTCGATCCTCGACGCGCCGAGCACGAAGGTCATGGACGGCGACTTCGCGAAGGTGCTGTCGTGGTACGACAACGAGGCGGGCTACTCGAACCGCGTCGTCGACCTCGCGCTGCACATGGGCAACGCCTAG
- a CDS encoding DNA polymerase IV, producing MNAGVRALAYVEVPRFYAQVERLRHPDLAARPLVVGGDPRKRGQVQSASADALAAGVAIGMPMLEALERCPRARALRTDMKHYREVAGRVRALLRDELGELEPVGLEGAFADVGRIGRSPRALALALCARVRDELGLVARAGVAPVKFLARVAAERAGDGEVVEVAAGEEERFLAPLPVAALPGVGPRTVAALRDLGVKCVGDLSRVDRAALETALGNHGLRILELARGDDGQPLRAARAPSTLSQESTFEEPQEDLATIEDRAARLATGLAAALARQGLRARRVAVKLRFADHETATRSRTVDPPIASAAELAGAARSLLARTHAGARPVRTVGLHLGALVGGRRDDGQLDLFEAQGGPDPRDGGRADGA from the coding sequence GTGAACGCGGGCGTGCGGGCGCTCGCGTACGTCGAGGTGCCGCGCTTCTACGCGCAGGTCGAGCGGCTCCGTCATCCCGATCTCGCCGCGCGCCCGCTCGTCGTCGGCGGCGACCCGCGCAAGCGCGGCCAGGTGCAGTCGGCGAGCGCGGACGCGCTCGCCGCGGGCGTCGCGATCGGCATGCCCATGCTCGAGGCGCTCGAGCGCTGCCCGCGCGCGCGCGCGCTGCGCACGGACATGAAGCACTACCGCGAGGTGGCGGGCCGCGTGCGCGCGCTGCTGCGCGACGAGCTCGGCGAGCTCGAGCCCGTCGGTCTCGAGGGCGCCTTCGCGGACGTCGGCCGCATCGGGCGCTCGCCGCGCGCGCTCGCCCTCGCACTGTGCGCGCGCGTCCGCGACGAGCTCGGCCTCGTCGCGCGCGCGGGCGTCGCGCCGGTCAAGTTCCTCGCCCGCGTCGCGGCGGAGCGCGCGGGCGACGGCGAGGTCGTCGAGGTCGCGGCCGGCGAGGAGGAACGCTTCCTCGCCCCGTTGCCCGTCGCCGCGCTCCCGGGCGTCGGTCCGCGCACGGTCGCCGCGCTGCGCGACCTCGGCGTGAAGTGCGTCGGCGACCTGTCGCGCGTCGATCGCGCCGCGCTCGAGACCGCGCTCGGCAACCACGGCCTGCGCATCCTCGAGCTCGCGCGCGGCGACGATGGGCAGCCGCTGCGCGCCGCGCGCGCGCCGAGCACGCTCAGCCAGGAGTCGACGTTCGAGGAGCCGCAGGAAGACCTCGCGACGATCGAGGATCGCGCGGCGCGGCTCGCGACGGGCCTCGCGGCGGCGCTCGCGCGGCAGGGGCTGCGCGCGCGCCGCGTCGCCGTGAAGCTGCGCTTCGCCGATCACGAGACGGCGACGCGCTCCCGCACCGTCGACCCGCCGATCGCCTCCGCCGCGGAGCTCGCGGGCGCGGCGCGCTCGCTGCTCGCGCGCACGCACGCCGGCGCGCGGCCCGTGCGCACGGTCGGGCTCCACCTCGGCGCACTCGTCGGCGGCCGGCGCGACGACGGGCAGCTCGACCTGTTCGAGGCGCAGGGCGGCCCGGACCCGCGCGACGGAGGCCGTGCGGACGGGGCGTGA
- a CDS encoding PilZ domain-containing protein yields the protein MSSDRRKYPRIATDQVISFAMLDDRDRLAVGRDLSTGGIRFETVGCELEVGETLRVTFNVDDETVVAVGRVVWATDVDAITTDIGLEFIDIHPRGLELLQAAIEAHDEVEGSGQTPFPSA from the coding sequence TTGTCGTCGGATCGCCGCAAGTACCCGCGCATCGCCACCGACCAGGTGATCTCGTTCGCGATGCTCGACGACCGGGATCGCCTCGCCGTCGGGCGCGACCTCTCCACGGGCGGTATCCGCTTCGAGACCGTCGGGTGCGAGCTCGAGGTCGGCGAGACGCTGCGCGTCACGTTCAACGTCGACGACGAGACCGTGGTCGCGGTCGGGCGCGTCGTCTGGGCGACCGACGTCGACGCCATCACGACCGACATCGGGCTCGAGTTCATCGACATCCATCCGCGAGGCCTCGAGCTGCTCCAGGCCGCGATCGAGGCGCACGACGAGGTCGAGGGCTCGGGCCAAACGCCGTTTCCGTCCGCTTGA
- a CDS encoding penicillin acylase family protein yields MWRPAPALAIAIGACAVVLAAAVLVARERGRARERLPQVTGAIAIDGLDEPVEVQRDAGGVAHVLARSRRDAWRALGFVHAQDRLGQMLWLRAVALGRTAEWIGEDGLPSDRFARTVGFASLAAEATAALPKATRDVLDAYAEGATAGIARVRAGDAGLPASLDALGVARAALEDWTAADSVAVFKLLCWGAGPSIEAPAVLDGLTQRLGGVGARPFEPQDESLPAVTVPFTPPAAVPSTTGIVPGDESAPPAPAADAFVPRLLDGTAWVVSGAHTASGKPLLAADWQVALTAPALLHQAHLEAPGMRIAGALVPGVPVVWLGRSEALAWAVLPARAVTTGFFEETLRERSAGTLYHDGYAWRPAAERVEVLRVRERGGAFREQELRVRTTRHGPLVHELFSGEHAPLSLAWTGAVEGDGLTSLLALARAGDAAALREALRTHHEPVVSVAFADASGGGGFQVAGWLPRRVLPTSMQPVPARLRTYDWSVRIPFDELPARALAGSSRGWIAVADASLVASDGGAADAEWLWRTGARAARLDRLLGRFVARGRVDLRDLAKIQVDTVSASGPALIRSLDDLLRGAVLAPEEDEMLGVLRAWDGDLAPTSRGAAVYAVFVEEMTSALFADAMTPSLFARYSALPNGRIRGVMRGIVAAAARDGSAGARAEGEPRAAGWSEPERVRPLARRALRRTWARLAWQLGPSRDRWVWGRLQQARFAPFGAGALGGEGAGGFDVPRPLGGGEGALVGAVHDARFRVERGSTYRMAVDLAIDDEMLSSLVPGQIEANAPDRGQAAAIEAWIAGRASVLRTAPGLEDAAEDRVLVLEPAPR; encoded by the coding sequence GTGTGGCGACCGGCGCCGGCGCTCGCGATCGCGATCGGCGCCTGCGCGGTCGTGCTCGCGGCGGCGGTGCTCGTCGCGCGCGAGCGCGGGCGCGCGCGCGAGCGCCTGCCGCAGGTCACGGGCGCGATCGCGATCGACGGGCTCGACGAGCCCGTCGAGGTGCAGCGCGACGCCGGCGGCGTCGCGCACGTCCTCGCGCGTTCGCGCCGCGACGCGTGGCGCGCGCTCGGCTTCGTCCACGCCCAGGACCGCCTCGGCCAGATGCTGTGGCTGCGCGCCGTGGCGCTCGGTCGCACGGCAGAGTGGATCGGCGAGGACGGCCTCCCGAGCGATCGCTTCGCGCGCACGGTGGGCTTCGCGTCCCTCGCGGCGGAGGCGACGGCGGCGCTCCCGAAGGCGACGCGCGACGTGCTCGACGCGTACGCGGAGGGCGCGACGGCGGGCATCGCGCGCGTGCGCGCGGGCGACGCCGGCCTGCCCGCGTCGCTCGACGCGCTCGGCGTCGCGCGCGCGGCACTCGAAGACTGGACGGCGGCCGACAGCGTCGCCGTCTTCAAGCTCCTCTGCTGGGGCGCCGGGCCGTCGATCGAGGCGCCCGCGGTGCTCGACGGCCTGACGCAGCGGCTCGGCGGCGTGGGTGCCCGTCCGTTCGAGCCGCAGGACGAGTCGCTTCCGGCCGTCACCGTGCCTTTCACGCCGCCCGCCGCCGTCCCCTCGACCACGGGGATCGTGCCCGGCGACGAGTCGGCGCCGCCCGCGCCGGCGGCCGACGCCTTCGTTCCGCGGCTCCTCGACGGCACGGCCTGGGTCGTATCGGGCGCGCACACGGCGAGCGGCAAGCCGCTCCTCGCCGCCGACTGGCAGGTCGCGCTCACGGCGCCCGCGCTCCTGCACCAGGCGCACCTCGAGGCGCCGGGCATGCGCATCGCGGGAGCGCTCGTGCCCGGCGTGCCGGTCGTCTGGCTCGGGCGGAGCGAGGCCCTCGCGTGGGCCGTGCTCCCGGCGCGCGCGGTGACGACGGGCTTCTTCGAGGAGACGCTGCGCGAGCGGAGCGCAGGCACGCTCTATCACGATGGCTACGCCTGGCGGCCCGCGGCGGAACGCGTCGAGGTGCTGCGCGTCCGCGAGCGCGGCGGCGCGTTTCGCGAGCAGGAGCTCCGCGTCCGGACGACGCGACACGGCCCGCTCGTCCACGAGCTCTTCTCCGGCGAGCACGCGCCGCTGTCGCTCGCCTGGACGGGCGCGGTCGAGGGCGACGGCCTCACGTCGCTGCTCGCGCTCGCGCGCGCCGGCGATGCCGCCGCGCTGCGCGAAGCGCTTCGCACGCATCACGAGCCGGTCGTCAGCGTGGCGTTCGCGGATGCGAGCGGGGGCGGGGGCTTCCAGGTCGCGGGCTGGCTGCCGCGCCGCGTGCTCCCGACCTCGATGCAGCCCGTTCCCGCGCGCCTGCGCACGTACGACTGGAGCGTGCGCATCCCGTTCGACGAGCTGCCCGCGCGCGCGCTCGCCGGATCGAGCCGCGGCTGGATCGCGGTCGCCGATGCGAGCCTCGTCGCCTCGGACGGCGGCGCCGCGGACGCCGAGTGGCTGTGGCGCACGGGCGCGCGCGCCGCGCGGCTCGACCGCCTGCTCGGGCGCTTCGTCGCGCGCGGCCGCGTCGACCTGCGCGACCTCGCGAAGATCCAGGTCGACACGGTCTCGGCGAGCGGGCCCGCGCTGATCCGCTCGCTCGACGACCTCCTGCGCGGCGCGGTGCTCGCGCCCGAGGAGGACGAGATGCTGGGCGTGCTGCGGGCCTGGGACGGCGACCTCGCGCCGACGAGCCGCGGCGCCGCCGTCTACGCCGTCTTCGTCGAGGAGATGACGTCGGCGCTCTTCGCCGACGCGATGACGCCGAGCCTCTTCGCCCGCTACTCCGCGCTGCCGAACGGCCGGATCCGCGGCGTCATGCGCGGGATCGTCGCCGCGGCGGCGCGCGACGGGAGCGCGGGCGCGCGCGCGGAGGGCGAGCCGCGGGCCGCCGGCTGGTCGGAGCCCGAGCGCGTGCGGCCGCTCGCGCGGAGGGCGCTGCGGCGGACGTGGGCGCGGCTCGCCTGGCAGCTCGGCCCGAGCCGGGACCGCTGGGTGTGGGGACGCCTCCAGCAGGCGCGCTTCGCGCCGTTCGGCGCGGGCGCGCTCGGCGGCGAGGGGGCGGGTGGCTTCGACGTCCCGCGCCCGCTCGGCGGAGGTGAGGGTGCGCTCGTCGGCGCCGTGCACGACGCGCGCTTCCGCGTCGAGCGCGGCTCGACCTATCGGATGGCGGTCGATCTCGCGATCGACGACGAGATGCTGTCGTCGCTCGTGCCGGGCCAGATCGAGGCGAACGCGCCCGACCGCGGGCAGGCCGCCGCGATCGAGGCGTGGATCGCCGGTCGCGCCTCGGTGTTGCGCACGGCGCCCGGGCTCGAGGACGCGGCCGAGGACCGCGTGCTCGTGCTGGAGCCCGCGCCCCGGTGA
- a CDS encoding glycosyl transferase, producing MADFHQTGVISTLHRLGPPNLRRLERELLAYSDERPIALVLPCLYTELHGPALKGIVETLEGVPYLRQVVVSLSGAASAEQYAEMRRLFARVPTLAGTPPTIVWNQGPRVAALLARLREEGLEPGDDGKGRATWLAYGYVLATHAARVVAVHDCDILDYRAEMLARLVYPTANPNLSYEFAKGYYGRVTDQLHGRVTRLFMTPLLRALKSVLGAQPLLEYLDSFRYPLAGECAMTTDLARVNRIPADWGLEVGVLAEVYRNCSVKRVCQVDIVDNYDHKHQDLSEDDATRGLHRMVRDIAASLIRNLASYGIEFDAGFLNTTIAAYVRTAQDAIARYSDDAALNGLRFDRHAEEVAVETFSRALRAAGLDFVRDPMGGPQIPNWSRVVAALPGFLDELRCAVDLDARDAC from the coding sequence GTGGCCGACTTCCACCAGACCGGCGTCATCTCCACCCTCCACCGCCTCGGGCCTCCGAACCTGCGGCGCCTCGAGCGCGAGCTGCTCGCCTACAGCGACGAGCGTCCGATCGCGCTCGTGCTCCCCTGCCTCTACACCGAGCTGCACGGCCCCGCGCTGAAGGGCATCGTCGAGACGCTCGAAGGCGTTCCCTACCTGCGGCAGGTGGTGGTGAGCCTCTCGGGTGCGGCCTCGGCCGAGCAGTACGCGGAGATGCGGCGGCTGTTCGCGCGCGTGCCGACGCTCGCCGGCACGCCCCCGACCATCGTGTGGAACCAGGGCCCGCGCGTCGCCGCGCTGCTCGCGCGCCTTCGAGAGGAGGGCCTCGAGCCCGGCGACGACGGCAAGGGGAGGGCGACCTGGCTCGCCTACGGCTACGTGCTCGCGACGCACGCCGCGCGCGTCGTCGCCGTCCACGACTGCGACATCCTCGACTACCGCGCCGAGATGCTCGCGCGCCTCGTCTACCCGACCGCGAATCCGAACCTCAGCTACGAGTTCGCGAAGGGCTACTACGGCCGCGTCACCGACCAGCTCCACGGGCGCGTGACGCGCCTGTTCATGACGCCGCTCCTGCGCGCGCTGAAGAGCGTGCTCGGCGCGCAGCCGCTGCTCGAGTACCTCGACTCGTTCCGCTACCCGCTCGCCGGCGAGTGCGCGATGACCACCGACCTCGCGCGCGTGAACCGCATCCCGGCCGACTGGGGGCTCGAGGTGGGTGTGCTGGCCGAGGTCTACCGCAACTGCTCGGTCAAGCGCGTCTGCCAGGTCGACATCGTCGACAACTACGACCACAAGCACCAGGACCTCTCGGAGGACGACGCGACGCGCGGCCTGCACCGCATGGTGCGCGACATCGCCGCGTCGCTGATCCGCAACCTCGCGAGCTACGGCATCGAGTTCGACGCGGGCTTCCTCAACACCACGATCGCGGCCTACGTGCGCACCGCGCAGGACGCGATCGCGCGCTACAGCGACGACGCGGCGCTCAACGGCCTCCGCTTCGACCGCCACGCGGAGGAGGTCGCGGTCGAGACGTTCTCGCGCGCGCTGCGCGCGGCCGGCCTCGACTTCGTGCGCGATCCGATGGGCGGGCCGCAGATCCCGAACTGGAGCCGGGTCGTGGCCGCGCTGCCGGGCTTCCTCGACGAGCTGCGCTGCGCGGTCGACCTCGACGCGCGCGACGCTTGCTAG
- a CDS encoding undecaprenyl-phosphate glucose phosphotransferase, protein MLYRHSEIFRSLLVAADLALVAAAWLGAYALRFHGPIDAPLGVPDPMLYVRPLAVILPLWGVLFRARGLYEPHRTSSMWSEAAAIVRATATGLVALLALSFFVRSHSYSRGVVVGFALLAPAGVIALRTALRVALRAARRRGYNLRFAVVVGGVDLAREVIERIHSHPEAGLRVVGVLSNEAAGRRADLAGVPVVGGYAALKPLLRSERIDQVWVAIPRSEVGALDKVIGDLDDEIASVKIVPDLLHVMSVRSSVEDLGGIPIIHLRDTPLVGWAAVRKRAFDLVLGGAALAIAAPAIAAISLAVWATSGRPVFYSQLRMGLDGRVFRMWKLRTMVRDAERETGPVWATEDDARRTALGSWLRRTSLDELPQLWNVVRGDMSLVGPRPERLAFIEEFRREVPGYMLRHKVKAGLTGWAQVHGWRGNTSLHERIEHDLYYIQNWSLELDVRILLLTLVRASSQRNAY, encoded by the coding sequence GTGCTCTATCGGCACAGTGAGATCTTCCGGTCGCTGCTCGTCGCGGCCGACCTCGCGCTCGTCGCGGCCGCCTGGCTCGGCGCCTACGCGCTGCGCTTCCACGGCCCCATCGATGCGCCGCTCGGCGTTCCCGACCCGATGCTGTACGTGCGTCCGCTCGCCGTGATCCTGCCGCTGTGGGGGGTGCTGTTCCGCGCGCGCGGGCTCTACGAGCCGCACCGCACGAGCTCGATGTGGAGCGAGGCCGCGGCCATCGTGCGCGCCACCGCGACGGGCCTCGTCGCGCTGCTGGCGCTGTCGTTCTTCGTGCGGTCACACTCCTACTCGCGCGGCGTCGTCGTCGGCTTCGCGCTGCTCGCACCGGCGGGCGTGATCGCGCTGCGCACCGCGCTGCGCGTCGCGCTGCGCGCGGCGCGCCGCCGCGGCTACAACCTGCGGTTCGCGGTCGTCGTCGGCGGCGTCGACCTCGCGCGCGAGGTGATCGAGCGCATCCACTCGCACCCGGAGGCGGGCCTGCGCGTCGTGGGCGTGCTGTCGAACGAGGCGGCCGGACGGCGCGCCGACCTCGCGGGCGTGCCCGTCGTCGGAGGCTATGCCGCGCTCAAGCCGCTGCTGCGCAGCGAGCGCATCGATCAGGTCTGGGTCGCCATTCCGCGCTCCGAGGTCGGCGCGCTCGACAAGGTCATCGGCGACCTCGACGACGAGATCGCGAGCGTGAAGATCGTGCCCGACCTGCTCCACGTGATGTCGGTGCGCAGCTCCGTCGAGGACCTCGGCGGCATTCCGATCATCCACCTGCGCGACACGCCGCTCGTCGGCTGGGCGGCCGTGCGCAAACGGGCGTTCGACCTCGTCCTGGGCGGCGCGGCGCTCGCCATCGCCGCGCCCGCGATCGCCGCGATCTCGCTCGCGGTGTGGGCGACGAGCGGCCGGCCCGTCTTCTACTCGCAGCTCCGCATGGGCCTCGACGGGCGCGTCTTCCGCATGTGGAAGCTGCGCACGATGGTGCGCGACGCCGAGCGCGAGACCGGGCCCGTGTGGGCGACCGAGGACGACGCGCGTCGCACTGCGCTCGGGAGCTGGCTGCGGCGCACGAGCCTCGACGAGCTCCCGCAGCTGTGGAACGTCGTGCGCGGCGACATGAGCCTGGTCGGCCCGCGGCCCGAGCGGCTCGCGTTCATCGAGGAGTTCCGCCGCGAGGTGCCGGGCTACATGCTCCGCCACAAGGTGAAGGCCGGGCTCACGGGCTGGGCGCAGGTGCACGGGTGGCGCGGCAACACGTCGCTCCACGAGCGCATCGAGCACGACCTCTACTACATCCAGAACTGGTCGCTCGAGCTCGACGTGCGCATCCTGCTGCTCACGCTCGTGCGCGCGTCGTCGCAGCGCAACGCCTACTGA
- a CDS encoding glycosyltransferase family 39 protein gives MLGAARDASARRGALGLAALVALAAVVRIVAWARSGAIFDDGPVFLYLAQALLDGDVGAVLRHPYHPGYPAAVAAVYASGVAPSLEVAGVAVSIAAGALAVALLFVFVRDTFDEGAAWIAAALLALHPPSVEFSSDVQSDALYAALFLASAVAAWRGLRDARIGWAAAAGALAGGAYLVRPEGLGIALAGIAGGAWLGLVGSWGRRGALAWCAAFAVAAAAVAGPYAAALRAQGGGLALTQKKSLTALVGIDIPAFDAAAGGSAEPVASPSAPPAPPAPAGAVAARAIPSNGPLPGSELAALAAEPAPPASRIGEGLYELGTAALSALRVEIASFLLVGLLVARGRPGRRALFVGAAVALYTVVLFGLGASAGYVSSRHALPPLLLAFGYLAVGGRALGAATLFGLARAAGRGPVAPGRARAAGALAAVAVAAAFFVPRDLGPRRTDRVAEREAAEWLAETVGSPVPPVASRRLRDAWYARARFVPIPVEGYAGASLLEHLRRSGARYAVIDAARVDDHAGLREAIALGMQRLHVARAHGREAWVLAIAEPPRAVAVGADGLDGLDGVDGAGAEEGRPSALSAQ, from the coding sequence TTGCTAGGCGCGGCGCGCGACGCGTCCGCGCGGCGCGGCGCGCTCGGGCTCGCGGCGCTCGTCGCGCTCGCGGCCGTCGTGCGCATCGTCGCGTGGGCGCGCAGCGGCGCGATCTTCGACGACGGCCCGGTCTTCCTCTACCTCGCGCAGGCCCTCCTCGACGGCGATGTCGGCGCCGTGCTGCGACACCCCTATCACCCTGGCTATCCGGCCGCGGTCGCGGCGGTGTACGCGAGCGGCGTCGCGCCGTCGCTCGAGGTGGCCGGCGTCGCCGTGTCGATCGCCGCGGGCGCGCTGGCGGTCGCGCTGCTCTTCGTGTTCGTGCGCGACACGTTCGACGAGGGGGCGGCGTGGATCGCGGCCGCGCTCCTCGCCCTCCACCCGCCGAGCGTCGAGTTCTCGAGCGACGTGCAGAGCGACGCCCTCTACGCGGCGCTCTTCCTCGCGAGCGCCGTCGCCGCGTGGCGCGGGCTGCGCGACGCGCGCATCGGCTGGGCGGCGGCGGCGGGCGCGCTGGCGGGCGGCGCGTACCTCGTGCGGCCGGAGGGGCTCGGGATCGCGCTCGCCGGCATCGCGGGGGGCGCGTGGCTCGGGCTCGTCGGGAGCTGGGGGCGGCGCGGCGCGCTCGCGTGGTGCGCGGCGTTCGCGGTCGCGGCGGCGGCGGTCGCCGGGCCCTACGCCGCCGCGCTCCGGGCGCAGGGCGGCGGGCTCGCGCTCACCCAGAAGAAGTCGCTGACCGCGCTCGTCGGGATCGACATTCCGGCGTTCGACGCGGCTGCCGGAGGCTCCGCGGAGCCGGTCGCGTCGCCGTCGGCGCCGCCGGCGCCGCCGGCGCCCGCCGGCGCGGTCGCGGCGCGCGCGATTCCGAGCAACGGTCCGCTGCCGGGCTCCGAGCTCGCCGCCCTCGCGGCCGAGCCCGCGCCGCCCGCGTCGCGCATCGGCGAGGGCCTCTACGAGCTCGGGACGGCCGCGCTCTCGGCCCTGCGCGTCGAGATCGCGAGCTTCCTGCTCGTCGGGCTGCTCGTCGCGCGGGGGCGCCCGGGGCGGCGCGCGCTGTTCGTCGGCGCGGCGGTCGCGCTCTACACGGTCGTGCTGTTCGGGCTCGGCGCGAGCGCCGGCTACGTGAGCAGTCGCCACGCGCTGCCGCCGCTGCTTCTCGCCTTCGGCTACCTCGCCGTCGGCGGCCGCGCGCTCGGCGCGGCGACCCTGTTCGGGCTCGCGCGGGCCGCGGGCCGCGGGCCGGTCGCGCCCGGACGCGCCCGCGCGGCGGGCGCGCTCGCGGCCGTCGCGGTGGCGGCGGCGTTCTTCGTTCCGCGCGACCTCGGCCCGCGCCGCACCGATCGCGTCGCGGAGCGCGAGGCCGCGGAGTGGCTCGCCGAGACCGTCGGCAGCCCGGTCCCGCCGGTCGCGTCGCGCCGCCTTCGCGACGCGTGGTACGCGCGCGCCCGCTTCGTTCCGATTCCGGTCGAGGGCTATGCTGGCGCGTCGCTGCTCGAGCACCTCCGGCGCAGCGGGGCGCGCTACGCGGTCATCGATGCCGCGCGCGTCGACGACCACGCGGGGCTGCGCGAGGCGATCGCGCTCGGCATGCAACGGCTCCACGTCGCCCGCGCGCACGGGCGCGAGGCCTGGGTCCTGGCGATCGCCGAGCCACCGCGCGCCGTCGCGGTCGGCGCGGACGGATTGGACGGATTGGACGGAGTGGACGGAGCGGGCGCGGAAGAGGGGCGGCCGAGTGCTCTATCGGCACAGTGA
- a CDS encoding PEP-CTERM sorting domain-containing protein (PEP-CTERM proteins occur, often in large numbers, in the proteomes of bacteria that also encode an exosortase, a predicted intramembrane cysteine proteinase. The presence of a PEP-CTERM domain at a protein's C-terminus predicts cleavage within the sorting domain, followed by covalent anchoring to some some component of the (usually Gram-negative) cell surface. Many PEP-CTERM proteins exhibit an unusual sequence composition that includes large numbers of potential glycosylation sites. Expression of one such protein has been shown restore the ability of a bacterium to form floc, a type of biofilm.) — protein MRKRSERCDRISTMAGVAAALLLALPAAASPLFEADVFDFESGWHRPERSGARIEAGADCVVLEASPNARANVLFSRSFLEPDIARARIDALSERGRLTLVAIRYDAEGHKLGRVRLGGDGDGWVDLRGLDWAGTDHVRLKLKLSPDARVDVRRLELHAPAAPEPSAALLMGLGMTVAAARLRRGRRA, from the coding sequence ATGCGGAAGCGAAGCGAGCGGTGCGACCGGATCTCCACGATGGCGGGGGTGGCGGCGGCCCTGCTGCTCGCGCTGCCGGCGGCGGCGTCGCCCCTCTTCGAGGCCGACGTGTTCGATTTCGAGAGCGGCTGGCACCGCCCGGAGCGCTCGGGAGCGCGCATCGAGGCCGGCGCCGACTGCGTCGTCCTCGAGGCGTCGCCGAACGCGCGCGCCAACGTCCTCTTCTCGCGCTCGTTCCTCGAGCCCGACATCGCCCGCGCGCGGATCGACGCGCTCTCCGAACGCGGCCGGCTCACGCTCGTCGCGATCCGCTACGACGCCGAAGGCCACAAGCTCGGCCGCGTGCGCCTCGGCGGCGACGGCGACGGCTGGGTCGACCTGCGCGGCCTCGACTGGGCGGGCACCGACCACGTGCGTCTCAAGCTCAAGCTCTCGCCCGATGCTCGCGTCGACGTCCGCCGCCTCGAGCTGCACGCGCCCGCCGCGCCCGAGCCGAGTGCCGCGCTCCTGATGGGGCTCGGGATGACGGTCGCCGCCGCGCGCCTCCGCCGCGGCAGGCGCGCCTAG